The following coding sequences lie in one Acaryochloris thomasi RCC1774 genomic window:
- a CDS encoding F0F1 ATP synthase subunit epsilon — translation MQIQIFLPNEILIDQSVSKVTAEAEHGTFCLLPHHIDCLAILVPGIVTLVADQGEETFVAVDEGILVKSGSEVRISTRNAAQGTELNCLKQQVEQQFRAIDEQERLTRSALAQLEASLARYFTAL, via the coding sequence ATGCAAATCCAGATCTTTCTGCCGAATGAAATTTTGATTGACCAGTCTGTGAGTAAAGTCACGGCAGAGGCTGAGCATGGCACATTTTGTCTGTTGCCGCACCACATTGATTGTTTAGCAATTCTGGTTCCTGGCATTGTGACGCTGGTTGCTGACCAGGGCGAGGAAACCTTTGTCGCAGTAGATGAAGGGATTTTAGTGAAGTCTGGATCAGAGGTTCGGATCTCGACTCGCAATGCAGCGCAGGGGACAGAGTTAAATTGCTTGAAACAGCAGGTTGAGCAACAGTTCCGTGCAATCGATGAACAAGAACGATTAACCCGGTCTGCCCTCGCTCAGTTAGAAGCAAGTTTGGCACGTTACTTTACTGCGCTGTAG
- a CDS encoding cation:proton antiporter, protein MNETVLLYLVLLVGTTVVVSILIKAGLERIGVAPLVGYVLLGFVLQLLDSRGFLTSNTVLEVYGFLAELGIISLLFRVGLESNLSGLLRQLPHACFLLTGDVLLSGSFGFVTAYFLLKLSLIPSLFISIALVATSVGISLSVWQESQALNSKNGELLLDIAEMDDIAAIILMSLLFAIAPFWNGGQEISFIPLLGEVLGPFLLKVLIFGTFCLIFFRYIEHPLTHFFSKIEPAPDPMLMVAGTGFMIAALAGLLGFSVAVGAFFAGLAFSRDPEAVKLDASFGALYEFFVPFFFVNIGLQIKLQALETALGLSVLLLIVALLGKLIGIGGLMLITRSEAASATLLGISMIPRAEITMVIMQRGRDLGDWAVSSQIFAGMALVAIATCIISPVLLYPLLKQWPQKQEVKA, encoded by the coding sequence ATGAATGAGACGGTTCTTCTTTATCTTGTCTTGCTGGTTGGGACAACCGTTGTGGTGTCTATTTTGATCAAGGCAGGGCTGGAACGGATCGGTGTAGCTCCGTTAGTGGGGTATGTGTTGCTTGGCTTTGTTTTACAACTTTTAGATAGTCGTGGTTTTCTAACCTCCAACACCGTCTTAGAAGTCTATGGTTTTCTGGCAGAGCTAGGCATTATCTCGTTACTGTTCCGAGTTGGCCTAGAGAGCAACCTCAGTGGATTATTACGTCAGTTACCCCACGCTTGCTTCCTGCTTACGGGGGATGTGCTGCTGAGCGGGTCTTTTGGTTTTGTCACAGCCTATTTCCTGTTGAAATTATCACTGATTCCCAGTCTGTTTATTAGCATTGCGCTGGTGGCAACGAGCGTGGGTATTTCGCTCAGCGTATGGCAAGAATCCCAGGCGCTCAACTCAAAAAACGGAGAGTTACTCCTCGATATCGCTGAGATGGATGACATTGCGGCGATTATTCTCATGTCCTTATTGTTCGCAATTGCTCCGTTTTGGAATGGTGGTCAAGAAATAAGTTTCATTCCCCTTCTCGGGGAAGTGCTTGGACCGTTCCTATTAAAAGTTCTGATTTTTGGTACGTTCTGCTTGATCTTTTTCCGCTATATTGAGCACCCACTCACTCATTTTTTCAGCAAGATTGAGCCAGCCCCCGATCCGATGTTGATGGTTGCGGGGACTGGTTTTATGATTGCTGCTCTAGCTGGACTATTGGGTTTTTCCGTTGCTGTAGGGGCATTCTTTGCCGGACTGGCATTTAGCCGTGATCCAGAAGCCGTCAAACTGGATGCCTCTTTTGGAGCGCTGTACGAATTCTTTGTTCCCTTTTTCTTTGTCAATATTGGCTTGCAGATTAAGTTGCAGGCTCTGGAAACTGCGCTGGGATTGAGTGTACTGCTCCTGATCGTAGCACTGCTCGGTAAGCTCATTGGCATTGGGGGACTGATGTTGATCACTCGAAGCGAGGCTGCAAGTGCGACATTGTTGGGAATTAGTATGATTCCTCGTGCAGAAATTACGATGGTGATTATGCAGAGAGGGCGTGATTTAGGAGATTGGGCAGTATCGTCTCAAATTTTTGCTGGTATGGCCTTGGTTGCGATCGCAACCTGCATCATCTCTCCAGTACTGCTATACCCCTTACTCAAGCAGTGGCCTCAAAAACAAGAGGTTAAAGCATGA
- a CDS encoding ATP synthase subunit I: MTEISPTLITALLLGGGLGILYFGGLWFTIQQLTHTKKPVVLMWTSFLLRLGAVLGFFHLILQHGATDQLLALLLLCFLGFLLARNLLISSVIPKRRLKNESHP, from the coding sequence ATGACCGAAATCTCACCTACATTAATCACTGCACTCTTGTTAGGGGGAGGCTTAGGGATACTCTACTTCGGCGGTTTGTGGTTCACCATTCAACAGCTAACCCACACAAAGAAACCTGTGGTACTAATGTGGACCAGCTTCTTACTGCGTCTGGGAGCTGTGCTCGGCTTCTTTCATCTCATTCTTCAGCACGGCGCGACCGATCAATTGCTTGCGTTATTGCTGCTTTGCTTTCTAGGATTCCTCCTGGCTCGGAATCTTTTGATTAGCAGCGTTATACCCAAGAGGAGGCTAAAAAATGAATCTCACCCCTGA
- a CDS encoding AtpZ/AtpI family protein → MGKPQHPEDLNPTRKDAFQRQVEGKVDRKIKARQQKKSVWFGLGMFGLVGWSVAIPTLLGIALGVWLDRHISSRYSWTLMMLVIGMGLGCFNAWYWISKESGR, encoded by the coding sequence ATGGGCAAACCACAACACCCAGAGGATTTGAATCCAACTAGAAAGGATGCGTTTCAAAGACAGGTCGAGGGTAAGGTTGACCGCAAAATCAAAGCGCGTCAACAGAAGAAGAGCGTCTGGTTTGGGTTAGGGATGTTTGGGTTAGTGGGGTGGTCGGTGGCGATTCCAACGCTGCTGGGCATTGCGCTGGGTGTGTGGCTCGACAGGCATATTTCTAGTCGCTATTCCTGGACTCTGATGATGTTGGTGATTGGGATGGGTTTAGGCTGCTTCAATGCCTGGTACTGGATCAGCAAGGAGAGCGGTCGATGA
- the atpD gene encoding F0F1 ATP synthase subunit beta — protein sequence MIQTQFVSKEGRPLVPSQGQVIAIRGSVVDVYFQDSLPELCNLLRTGTQHQIAIEVVTYLSANVIRGIALTPTQGLARGAQVTDTGQPLQVPVGEHLLGRVFNVFGEPIDGNGPVKGERRSLHASPIPLDQRATGTDILVTGIKAIDLLAPLERGSKAGLFGGAGVGKTVLITEMIHNIVSRYNGVSIFCGVGERSREGEELYREMKAAGVIDNTVMVFGQMNEPPGSRFRVGHAALTMAEYFRDQAHQDVLLMIDNIFRFIQAGSEVSGLMGQLPSRVGYQPTLATELAELEERICSTVRGAITSVQAVYVPADDLTDPAAVHTFSHLSASIVLSRRRTSEGLYPAVDPLQSGSKMLTPTVVGQRHYQVAQAVRKNLADYEDLKDIIAMLGLEELAQNERQTVYRARRLERFLTQPFFTTEQFTGIPGKLVSLDETLEGCEAILSDEFSELPEQALYMIGTVGEVRQRGEVARWRR from the coding sequence ATGATCCAAACTCAATTTGTATCGAAGGAGGGGAGGCCATTGGTTCCTTCCCAAGGCCAGGTGATTGCGATCCGAGGCAGCGTCGTTGATGTTTATTTTCAGGACTCCTTACCTGAACTCTGCAATCTATTGCGTACAGGAACTCAACATCAGATTGCGATTGAAGTCGTCACCTATCTCAGCGCCAACGTGATCCGAGGCATCGCCCTCACGCCCACCCAAGGTCTGGCAAGAGGAGCGCAGGTCACCGACACCGGGCAACCCCTACAGGTGCCCGTGGGCGAACATCTCTTAGGTCGAGTCTTTAACGTGTTTGGTGAACCGATTGATGGCAACGGTCCTGTAAAGGGGGAGCGGCGATCGCTCCATGCCAGCCCCATTCCCCTCGACCAGCGGGCCACGGGCACCGACATTTTAGTGACAGGGATTAAAGCCATTGATCTTTTGGCTCCCCTAGAGCGAGGCAGCAAAGCCGGACTGTTTGGTGGTGCTGGAGTGGGGAAAACGGTTTTGATCACCGAAATGATCCACAACATCGTCAGCCGGTACAACGGTGTCAGTATTTTCTGCGGCGTTGGCGAACGCTCCCGAGAAGGGGAAGAACTCTACCGAGAGATGAAGGCGGCTGGGGTGATCGACAATACCGTGATGGTCTTCGGTCAAATGAACGAGCCGCCAGGTTCGCGCTTTCGCGTGGGTCACGCAGCCCTAACCATGGCCGAGTATTTTCGTGACCAGGCTCATCAAGATGTCTTGCTCATGATTGACAACATCTTCCGTTTTATCCAAGCAGGCTCAGAGGTCTCTGGCTTGATGGGACAGTTGCCTTCTCGCGTTGGATATCAGCCCACACTGGCAACAGAGTTAGCTGAGCTAGAGGAGCGAATTTGCAGCACAGTTCGGGGAGCGATCACTTCCGTACAGGCTGTCTATGTACCTGCCGATGATCTCACCGATCCGGCGGCTGTCCATACCTTTTCTCATCTATCAGCTTCGATTGTCCTCTCTCGTAGACGCACGAGTGAGGGGCTTTACCCTGCCGTAGATCCGCTACAGTCAGGGTCCAAAATGTTGACGCCCACTGTTGTAGGGCAGCGCCATTATCAAGTGGCCCAAGCCGTCCGCAAGAACCTAGCTGACTACGAAGACCTCAAAGACATTATCGCCATGCTGGGTCTAGAGGAATTGGCCCAGAACGAACGCCAAACCGTTTATCGTGCTCGTCGATTAGAGCGATTTCTGACCCAACCTTTTTTCACCACGGAACAATTTACGGGTATACCGGGCAAGCTTGTGAGTCTTGACGAGACTCTAGAAGGCTGTGAGGCGATCTTGAGTGATGAGTTTTCAGAGTTACCAGAGCAGGCGTTGTACATGATTGGCACGGTTGGTGAGGTGAGACAACGTGGTGAGGTAGCGAGATGGAGGAGGTAG
- the hypE gene encoding hydrogenase expression/formation protein HypE: MQTGSLSCPIPIEQYPHVLLAHGGGGKLMHQLIEQMFMRLFQPEVRCQHDSAVLEMPSGRLAFTTDSYVVHPLFFPGGDIGSLAVHGTINDLAMAGARPLYLSASFILEEGLAMDTLWQVVQSMHQAAQQANVRVVTGDTKVVERGKGDGLFINTAGVGVIEHEQVIHPQSVRPGDVVLLNGDVGRHGIAVIAVREGLEFESNIESDSALLNDVVLKLLEAGVELHCLRDLTRGGLASALNEIAEAAGVTIALQETSIPVRKDVQGACEILGFDPLYVANEGRFVAFIPQKSVDLALSILHSQNHPLAQVIGQVTESSAARVTIKSRIGTQRIVDMLSGEQLPRIC; the protein is encoded by the coding sequence ATGCAAACGGGTTCGCTGTCTTGTCCGATTCCCATTGAGCAATACCCGCATGTTCTTCTGGCCCATGGGGGCGGTGGCAAATTAATGCATCAGCTCATTGAGCAGATGTTTATGAGATTGTTCCAGCCAGAGGTGCGTTGTCAGCACGATTCGGCAGTGTTGGAGATGCCGTCAGGACGCCTCGCCTTTACGACCGATTCCTATGTGGTACATCCCCTATTTTTCCCTGGGGGTGATATTGGTTCTTTGGCCGTTCACGGGACCATCAACGATCTAGCAATGGCGGGTGCTCGTCCCCTATATCTCAGCGCCAGCTTCATTCTAGAAGAGGGGCTAGCGATGGATACGCTCTGGCAAGTTGTGCAATCAATGCATCAGGCCGCTCAGCAGGCTAATGTACGGGTGGTAACAGGAGACACAAAGGTTGTAGAACGAGGCAAGGGCGACGGTCTGTTTATTAATACAGCGGGCGTTGGTGTGATTGAGCACGAGCAAGTGATCCATCCGCAGTCTGTACGCCCCGGAGATGTCGTGTTGCTCAACGGTGACGTTGGACGCCACGGCATTGCCGTAATCGCAGTTAGGGAAGGGCTAGAGTTTGAAAGCAATATTGAGAGCGATTCTGCTTTGCTCAATGATGTAGTGCTAAAGCTATTAGAGGCTGGGGTTGAGCTGCACTGTTTACGAGATTTGACTCGGGGGGGGCTTGCGAGTGCGTTGAACGAGATTGCAGAAGCCGCAGGGGTTACAATCGCACTCCAAGAAACAAGCATTCCCGTCCGAAAAGATGTGCAGGGAGCCTGTGAGATTCTTGGATTTGATCCGTTATATGTTGCTAACGAAGGACGATTTGTAGCATTTATCCCGCAAAAATCTGTTGATCTAGCCCTTTCCATTTTGCACAGCCAAAATCATCCCTTGGCCCAGGTTATTGGTCAAGTGACAGAGAGTTCAGCGGCTCGTGTCACTATCAAGAGCAGAATTGGAACTCAGCGCATTGTTGACATGCTAAGTGGTGAACAGCTTCCCCGAATTTGCTAA
- a CDS encoding F0F1 ATP synthase subunit A, translating into MNLTPDQIIIWQWGAFSLNATLLFTWLVMGLLVMGSWLITRQLSNSTQISRGQNLLEVIVLGISNQIQEISEQPPGPYLPFVGTLFIFIAFSNLFSVVPGYQPPTGSLSTTTALALCVFCAVPLYGIKKKGVWGYLQQYLQPSPVMLPFNIIGDFSRIVALAVRLFGNVMSGTMIVAILLSVAPLLFPVVMQMLGLLTGLIQAYIFAILAMVFIAAASQVDKKQHPTISEETHG; encoded by the coding sequence ATGAATCTCACCCCTGATCAAATTATCATCTGGCAATGGGGAGCATTCTCTCTCAATGCCACGCTGCTTTTCACTTGGCTGGTCATGGGACTGCTGGTGATGGGTTCTTGGCTCATCACTCGTCAGCTCTCAAACTCGACGCAGATATCACGAGGGCAGAACCTTCTAGAGGTTATCGTTCTGGGGATTAGCAACCAGATCCAGGAAATTAGCGAGCAACCGCCTGGACCTTATCTACCCTTTGTAGGGACGCTCTTTATTTTTATTGCGTTTTCAAATCTGTTCAGCGTGGTTCCGGGCTATCAGCCTCCGACAGGGTCTCTCTCGACCACAACGGCATTGGCGCTCTGTGTTTTCTGTGCCGTCCCCCTCTATGGGATCAAGAAAAAAGGAGTTTGGGGCTATCTGCAGCAATATCTACAGCCGAGTCCGGTAATGCTGCCCTTTAATATCATTGGAGACTTCTCGCGAATTGTAGCCCTTGCGGTTCGCCTGTTCGGCAATGTCATGAGTGGCACCATGATTGTCGCTATTCTGCTGTCCGTGGCTCCGTTGCTATTCCCCGTGGTCATGCAAATGCTGGGGTTATTAACCGGATTGATTCAAGCCTATATTTTCGCCATTCTGGCAATGGTGTTTATCGCGGCAGCGAGCCAGGTAGACAAGAAACAACATCCGACTATCAGTGAGGAAACCCATGGATAA